Proteins co-encoded in one Brassica rapa cultivar Chiifu-401-42 chromosome A02, CAAS_Brap_v3.01, whole genome shotgun sequence genomic window:
- the LOC103850666 gene encoding NAC domain-containing protein 79 has protein sequence MEAFGGFHKEDDEQMVLPPGFRFHPTDEELITHYLHNKVLNIDFSAKAIGEVDLNKAEPWELPYKAKMGEKEWYFFCVRDRKYPTGLRTNRATQAGYWKATGKDKEIFRGKSLVGMKKTLVFYRGRAPKGQKTNWVMHEYRLDGKLSPHNLPKTAKNEWVICRVFHKTAGGKKIPISTLMQIGSYGGSGLPPLTDSSPCNNTTKTEQTYVPCFSNQTETRGTLLNYFSNNPALSSIPLYLPQSLHVSDPVLTQEQSVSQAMFENNRRQSFKTLSISQDTGVSNTDIEFGRRGLDHQEVPSSSTGPVDLEPFWSY, from the exons ATGGAAGCGTTTGGTGGGTTTCACAAGGAAGATGATGAGCAGATGGTTTTGCCTCCTGGGTTTAGGTTTCATCCAACAGACGAAGAACTCATAACCCACTATCTTCACAATAAGGTTCTCAACATTGATTTTTCAGCTAAAGCTATTGGTGAGGTGGATTTGAACAAAGCTGAGCCATGGGAGTTGCCAT ATAAAGCAAAAATGGGTGAGAAAGAATGGTACTTCTTCTGTGTGAGGGATAGAAAGTATCCAACCGGTTTGAGGACTAACCGGGCAACTCAAGCCGGTTACTGGAAGGCAACAGGGAAGGATAAGGAGATTTTCAGAGGCAAATCACTAGTTGGTATGAAGAAAACACTTGTTTTCTACAGAGGAAGAGCTCCAAAGGGGCAGAAAACAAACTGGGTGATGCATGAGTATAGGCTTGATGGGAAACTCTCTCCTCACAATTTGCCCAAAACCGCCAAG AATGAATGGGTGATATGTAGAGTGTTTCATAAAACTGCTGGAGGCAAGAAAATACCTATTTCGACGTTAATGCAAATAGGTTCTTATGGAGGTTCCGGTTTACCACCTCTAACAGATTCTTCACCATGCAATAACACAACCAAGACCGAACAGACTTACGTGCCCTGCTTCTCCAACCAAACTGAAACAAGAGGAACATTACTTAATTACTTCAGCAACAACCCTGCCCTTAGCTCTATTCCACTATACCTACCTCAATCTCTCCATGTTTCTGATCCGGTTCTTACTCAAGAACAATCGGTTTCTCAAGCGATGTTTGAGAACAACAGAAGGCAGAGCTTCAAAACGTTGAGTATCTCGCAGGACACTGGAGTTTCTAATACCGATATTGAATTTGGGAGGAGAGGATTGGATCATCAAGAAGTTCCATCTTCCTCCACTGGTCCGGTTGATCTTGAACCATTCTGGAGTTACTGA
- the LOC103850665 gene encoding F-box protein At5g07670, whose amino-acid sequence MSFSGKKKETSPVSPLNKRRASWSELWVNHHHHFLSPPPQIPKSDLTLLLPDPTLLTIIAKVPPSHRKTLSLVCKRWLRLHGTLVRSIKVSDWGVLESGRLVSRFPNLDNVDLVVGTCGGLVSVTVGVGCYQSVDFIEEERLLLSAETVDRGLRVLASGCSTLRRLVVANASELGLLSVAEACTRLQELELLKCCDSVLLGVGAFENLQILRLVGLVSDIGLMIVAQGCKRLVKLELVGCGGGFDGVKEIGECCQMLEEFSVCDHKMEAGWLGGLGYCENLKTLKLVSCKKIDCGFGLGECLSRSCPALERLHLEKCQLREKDAVKALFKMCGAAREVVFQDCWGLDDDIFSLATALRRVKLLYLEGCSLLTTSGLESVILHWHELEHLKVVSCKNVKDSEISPLLSVLFSNLVELQWRPDTRSHLWLSLTESGIGNKGGKFFKKI is encoded by the exons atgtcgttttcggggaagaagaaggagacgaGTCCAGTTTCGCCATTGAACAAACGAAGAGCAAGCTGGTCAGAGCTTTGGGttaaccaccaccaccacttcctctctcctcctcctcaaaTCCCCAAATCCGATCTCACCCTTCTCTTACCCGACCCCACTCTCCTCACAATCATCGCCAAGGTCCCTCCATCTCACCGAAAGACTCTGTCTTTAGTCTGCAAGAGATGGTTAAGACTCCACGGTACGCTTGTACGGTCGATTAAGGTGTCGGATTGGGGAGTTCTCGAGTCTGGTCGGCTTGTCTCTAGGTTTCCCAATTTAGACAACGTTGATTTGGTTGTCGGAACGTGTGGTGGGTTAGTTTCGGTTACTGTGGGTGTTGGGTGTTACCAAAGTGTAGACTTTATTGAGGAGGAGAGACTCTTGTTGTCTGCTGAAACTGTTGATAGGGGGTTAAGGGTCCTTGCGTCTGGCTGTTCTACTCTCAGGAGGCTTGTGGTGGCGAACGCTAGCGAGTTAGGTTTGTTGAGTGTGGCTGAAGCGTGTACGAGGCTGCAAGAGCTGGAACTGTTAAAGTGTTGTGACAGTGTTCTGCTTGGAGTTGGTGCGTTTGAGAATCTGCAGATACTGAGATTGGTCGGTTTGGTTTCGGATATTGGTTTGATGATTGTGGCTCAAGGGTGTAAGAGGCTGGTGAAGCTTGAGCTTGTTGGATGCGGAGGAGGGTTTGATGGGGTTAAGGAGATAGGCGAGTGTTGTCAGATGCTTGAGGAGTTTAGTGTTTGTGATCATAAGATGGAAGCAGGGTGGCTTGGTGGGCTTGGGTATTGTGAGAATCTCAAGACGCTGAAGCTAGTTTCTTGTAAGAAGATTGATTGTGGTTTTGGTCTAGGTGAATGTTTGAGTCGTTCTTGTCCTGCGCTGGAGAGGTTGCACTTGGAGAAGTGTCAGTTGAGAGAGAAGGATGCTGTGAAAGCTTTGTTTAAGATGTGTGGAGCAGCGAGAGAGGTTGTTTTTCAAGACTGTTGGGGATTGGATGATGATATCTTCAGCTTGGCAACGGCTCTTAG GAGAGTGAAGCTGCTGTATCTAGAAGGATGCTCATTGCTAACAACATCAGGTCTTGAATCAGTGATTCTACATTGGCATGAGCTTGAACATCTGAAAGTGGTTTCGTGCAAGAACGTTAAAGATTCGGAGATCTCTCCTTTGCTCTCAGTTTTGTTCTCAAACTTGGTAGAGTTGCAGTGGAGACCAGACACTAGATCACATCTCTGGTTGAGCCTTACAGAGAGTGGAATTGGGAATAAAGGAGGAaagtttttcaagaaaatatag